The following DNA comes from Oxobacter pfennigii.
GAACTTCCTGATGTAATGCAGGTTGCAGATAGATTTCATTTACATCAAAATTTATTAGAAGCAGTCAAGAAAGCTTTAAATCGCGAGGTGCCTGCCACTATTGCTATCCCACATAATAATGATATTGTATCCACAGGTTTACAAGAAGAAACTGTGGATGGTAGTAAAAAAAATCCCATCTGATGTGGATAACTTTCCGGTTTTTAATAATAAATGTTATCAACTTATTCTGCAGATACAAAAATACAGTCAGGAAGGCTGTAGTAATCGCGAAATAGCTAGGAGACTTGGTATTGGTAGAAATACAGTAAGCAAATATAAAACAGGTGATCCCAAGTTACTCTATCAATATGGAATTCGCCAAAGTAAGTTGGATGTTTATCGGGATTATATTATGCAGTGTCTAAATAATGGTCTTAGCAAGAGTAAAACTGTTAAAGCTATATATGAACAAGGATATGACGGCGGAATGACGAATGCATTTGACTATCTTAAAAAAATAGAACGAGAATACAATAAAAAATTTGAGCCACAACCATATGTCAGAACAATGACAGAGGCTCTTAAATATAGGACAGGTTCTATAGGAAAGAAATGTGATTATATTACAAGAAATGGTGTATTTAATCACTTATGGATGAATACCGAGTTGACTAGCAATCACAAAGGATTCATATTTGAGAAATATCCTATACTTCATAAGATACAGAAATGCATCAGAGAATTCCGCAAAATTCTTGAACTTAAGAGCGCTCCATTGCTTTACTTATTCATTGAAAGTTATAGAAACAGCGAATTAACCGAAATCAAGTCTTTTACTAATGGCTTAAGCAAG
Coding sequences within:
- a CDS encoding transposase, producing MVVKKIPSDVDNFPVFNNKCYQLILQIQKYSQEGCSNREIARRLGIGRNTVSKYKTGDPKLLYQYGIRQSKLDVYRDYIMQCLNNGLSKSKTVKAIYEQGYDGGMTNAFDYLKKIEREYNKKFEPQPYVRTMTEALKYRTGSIGKKCDYITRNGVFNHLWMNTELTSNHKGFIFEKYPILHKIQKCIREFRKILELKSAPLLYLFIESYRNSELTEIKSFTNGLSKDIQSVENAVTYNYSNGFVEGTNSKLR